The Chryseobacterium geocarposphaerae genome window below encodes:
- a CDS encoding polyprenyl synthetase family protein produces MANIVEEIKQPINEEIKLFEQKFYESMQSKVPLLDKVTRFIVTTKGKQMRPMFVFLCAKLIGDVNEKTYRGASMIELIHTATLVHDDVVDESFKRRNFFSINALWKNKIAVLVGDFLLSKAVLLSTDHKDYDLLAVISRTIREMSEGELLQLEKARKLDITEEVYYEIIRQKTATLIAACCEIGVLSNNADENLAKKMMDFGTYTGLAFQIKDDLFDYLSSNVIGKPVGIDIKEQKMTLPLIHTLKTANEKDKKYYFNTIKRYNNNQKRVKELINFVKSSGGLDYAISVMKDFQQKAKDILDEFPDSEAKKALHLMLEYVIERKF; encoded by the coding sequence GTGGCAAACATCGTAGAAGAAATCAAGCAACCGATCAATGAGGAAATAAAACTTTTTGAACAGAAGTTTTATGAATCAATGCAGAGCAAAGTACCTTTATTAGATAAAGTCACTCGTTTTATCGTTACGACGAAAGGAAAGCAGATGCGTCCTATGTTTGTATTCCTTTGTGCAAAGCTTATCGGAGATGTCAACGAAAAAACCTATCGTGGAGCTTCAATGATTGAGCTAATTCATACTGCGACATTGGTTCATGATGATGTGGTGGATGAAAGCTTTAAAAGACGTAATTTTTTCTCCATCAATGCATTATGGAAAAATAAAATTGCAGTTTTGGTCGGAGATTTTTTATTGTCAAAAGCCGTTTTACTTTCTACGGATCACAAAGATTACGACCTGCTCGCTGTAATTTCCAGAACTATCAGGGAAATGTCTGAAGGTGAGCTTCTTCAGTTGGAAAAAGCCCGAAAATTAGATATTACAGAAGAGGTATATTACGAAATTATCCGCCAGAAAACAGCTACTTTAATTGCTGCTTGTTGCGAGATCGGGGTACTATCTAACAATGCTGATGAAAATTTAGCTAAAAAGATGATGGACTTCGGAACTTACACTGGATTGGCTTTCCAGATTAAAGATGATCTTTTTGATTATCTAAGCTCAAATGTGATCGGAAAACCTGTGGGAATTGATATTAAAGAGCAGAAAATGACACTTCCTTTGATTCATACCTTAAAAACTGCTAACGAAAAAGATAAAAAATACTATTTCAATACGATAAAACGTTATAATAACAACCAAAAACGTGTAAAAGAGTTGATAAATTTCGTGAAATCTTCTGGAGGGCTTGATTATGCTATTTCTGTGATGAAAGATTTTCAGCAGAAAGCAAAAGACATTCTTGATGAATTCCCTGATTCTGAGGCTAAAAAAGCTTTACATTTGATGCTTGAGTATGTAATTGAAAGAAAATTTTAA
- a CDS encoding C1 family peptidase has product MKNTKIVSLLFVLSAGSMMFAQDDLINKLKNNQSQNANFQFTTLKDVGATSVKNQGSSGTCWSYSGNSFLESEMQRMGKKPVDLAEIFTARNSYHDKAKLYVLNNGAISWGDGGELHDVINMYKKYGAVPQDVYTGLKQGQTLNNFSEMQGKLKPVLDSLVQAGSKGKLTDNWMASVDAILDEYLGKVPTNFTYEGKSYTPQTFAKEVVGINPEDYVEISSYKDYPYYQKFVVPIPDNWSHDSDWNVPMKDLTAIIDNAVNKGYSVGWATDVSEPYFSYKNGVAYVPDMDLDQITKDNKGTLFTEPKKDKTITEDMRQKALNNLSTTDDHGMHIVGLAKDQSGKEYYMVKNSWGVTNDFEGYIYVTRPYVEYKSTAILVHKDTLPKSIKKQLKPTKNIGL; this is encoded by the coding sequence ATGAAAAATACCAAAATTGTGTCATTACTTTTTGTTTTGTCTGCAGGAAGTATGATGTTTGCTCAGGATGACTTAATCAACAAGTTAAAAAACAACCAATCTCAAAATGCTAATTTCCAGTTCACAACGTTGAAAGATGTAGGAGCAACTTCGGTAAAAAATCAGGGTTCTTCAGGAACTTGCTGGAGTTATTCAGGAAACTCTTTCCTTGAATCTGAAATGCAGAGAATGGGAAAAAAACCTGTCGATTTAGCGGAAATTTTCACTGCAAGAAATTCTTATCATGATAAAGCAAAATTATATGTTTTAAATAATGGTGCGATCAGCTGGGGTGACGGAGGAGAATTGCACGACGTTATTAATATGTATAAAAAATACGGAGCAGTTCCACAAGATGTTTATACAGGGTTAAAACAAGGACAGACTCTAAATAATTTCTCTGAAATGCAGGGTAAATTAAAACCCGTTTTAGATAGCTTGGTTCAGGCTGGTTCCAAAGGAAAATTAACCGATAATTGGATGGCTTCTGTTGATGCTATTTTGGATGAATACTTAGGAAAAGTTCCAACCAACTTTACGTATGAAGGGAAATCTTATACACCACAAACCTTTGCTAAGGAAGTTGTAGGGATTAATCCTGAAGATTATGTAGAAATTTCTTCTTACAAAGATTATCCTTATTATCAAAAATTTGTAGTTCCGATTCCTGATAACTGGAGCCACGATTCTGACTGGAATGTCCCAATGAAAGATTTAACTGCAATTATTGATAACGCTGTCAACAAAGGATATTCCGTAGGTTGGGCAACTGACGTTTCTGAACCGTATTTCTCTTACAAAAACGGGGTTGCATATGTTCCGGATATGGATCTGGATCAGATCACCAAAGACAACAAAGGAACTTTATTTACAGAGCCTAAAAAAGACAAAACGATCACTGAAGATATGCGTCAAAAGGCCTTAAATAATCTTTCCACAACGGATGATCACGGGATGCACATCGTAGGTCTGGCAAAAGATCAGTCTGGTAAAGAATATTATATGGTGAAGAATTCTTGGGGAGTAACGAATGATTTTGAAGGCTATATCTATGTAACAAGACCTTATGTTGAGTACAAATCTACAGCAATTCTGGTTCACAAAGATACACTTCCAAAATCTATTAAAAAGCAGTTAAAGCCAACTAAAAATATTGGATTGTAA
- a CDS encoding winged helix-turn-helix transcriptional regulator has translation MKQNELMAYSCPLGKAMSALGSKWKPIIVLVIKDRKLRFGELAVRINVISRKVLTDQLREMEADGLVIREEFKEIPPRVEYSLTEKGLALLPILYQLEEWERKYHVHDPDKEKDCKFLLEEKKIKKAVV, from the coding sequence ATGAAGCAAAATGAATTAATGGCTTACAGCTGTCCTTTAGGAAAAGCAATGTCTGCCTTAGGAAGCAAATGGAAACCGATCATCGTATTGGTCATTAAGGACCGAAAATTACGTTTTGGAGAACTTGCGGTACGAATTAATGTAATTTCCAGGAAAGTCTTAACCGACCAGTTACGTGAAATGGAAGCCGACGGATTGGTAATTCGTGAAGAGTTTAAAGAAATTCCTCCAAGAGTTGAATACTCGTTAACAGAAAAAGGATTGGCATTGTTACCCATTTTATATCAGCTGGAAGAGTGGGAAAGGAAATATCATGTGCATGATCCGGATAAAGAGAAAGATTGTAAATTTCTTCTGGAAGAGAAGAAAATAAAAAAGGCTGTCGTTTGA
- a CDS encoding RNA polymerase sigma factor, whose product MEHELLIACQRNDRNAQRKVYEKMAGKLYSVCRRYLKNDEDIEEVLADTFYKIFTKLDQLQNPDIFEAWAKKITVNECLQKLRVMKALHISLDENLVESSDIPAESISFEKDILKLLNFLPEGCRAIFNLFAIEGYPHKEIATMLSISEGTSKSQLNFARKKLQELLVNHNI is encoded by the coding sequence ATGGAACACGAATTACTAATAGCATGTCAACGGAATGACCGCAATGCACAGCGGAAGGTCTACGAAAAGATGGCGGGTAAACTTTACTCGGTTTGCAGACGTTACCTGAAAAATGATGAAGATATAGAAGAAGTACTGGCCGATACTTTTTATAAGATCTTTACTAAACTTGATCAGTTGCAGAATCCTGATATTTTCGAAGCCTGGGCAAAGAAAATTACGGTGAATGAATGCTTGCAGAAACTGAGAGTAATGAAAGCGCTTCATATTTCTCTGGATGAAAACTTGGTTGAATCTTCGGATATACCCGCAGAAAGCATCTCTTTCGAAAAAGATATTCTTAAGTTACTTAATTTCCTCCCGGAAGGCTGCAGAGCGATTTTCAATCTATTCGCGATTGAAGGATATCCGCACAAGGAAATCGCAACCATGCTTTCCATCAGTGAAGGAACATCAAAATCTCAACTGAATTTCGCAAGAAAAAAACTTCAGGAACTCTTGGTCAATCACAACATTTAA
- a CDS encoding NADH:flavin oxidoreductase, which produces MSTESLFKPFQYKNLELKNRIVMAPMTRAQSDNGVPTQQIADYYARRAASEVGLILSEGTVINRPGSKNMQNIPDFYGTEALNGWKKVIDAVHENGGKMGPQIWHVGDTRMSEDYPLVDMEKASTMTLEDIQDTIAQFAASAKSAKDLGFDVVEIHGAHGYLIDQFFWEVTNTRTDEYGGKTLKERSKFAVDVVKAIRAAVGEDFTIIIRLSQWKQQDYGTKLANTPQEMEEWLLPLKEAGVDIFHCSQRRFWEAEFEGSDLNFAGWAKKITGQPTITVGSVGLEGDFMGAFAGQGTEKADLTELTRRLDRGDFDLVAVGRALLQDPEWVRKVKEGKTEDLLDFKAESMATLY; this is translated from the coding sequence ATGAGCACAGAATCATTATTTAAACCTTTTCAATACAAGAATTTAGAACTAAAAAATAGAATCGTAATGGCCCCGATGACGAGAGCTCAGTCTGATAACGGAGTTCCGACTCAGCAAATTGCAGACTATTATGCAAGAAGAGCGGCTTCGGAAGTAGGATTGATCCTTTCTGAAGGAACTGTGATCAACAGACCGGGATCAAAAAACATGCAGAATATTCCCGATTTTTACGGAACAGAAGCATTAAACGGATGGAAAAAGGTAATCGATGCTGTTCATGAAAATGGTGGAAAAATGGGACCTCAGATCTGGCATGTCGGAGATACGAGGATGTCTGAAGATTATCCTTTGGTAGATATGGAAAAAGCTTCTACAATGACATTGGAGGATATTCAGGATACGATTGCCCAGTTTGCGGCTTCGGCAAAATCTGCAAAAGATCTTGGCTTTGATGTGGTTGAAATTCACGGAGCACATGGTTATTTAATTGATCAGTTTTTCTGGGAAGTTACCAATACAAGAACCGATGAATACGGAGGAAAAACACTGAAAGAAAGAAGCAAATTTGCTGTAGATGTTGTAAAAGCAATCAGAGCTGCAGTAGGAGAGGATTTTACAATTATCATCCGTCTTTCTCAATGGAAACAGCAGGATTACGGAACGAAATTAGCGAATACTCCGCAAGAAATGGAAGAGTGGTTATTACCATTAAAAGAAGCCGGAGTTGATATTTTCCATTGCTCACAAAGACGCTTCTGGGAAGCTGAATTTGAAGGTTCTGACTTAAATTTTGCAGGTTGGGCAAAGAAAATTACAGGTCAGCCAACAATTACTGTAGGTTCTGTAGGTCTTGAAGGAGATTTTATGGGAGCATTTGCCGGACAGGGAACAGAAAAAGCAGATCTAACGGAATTAACGAGAAGATTAGACCGGGGAGATTTTGATCTTGTGGCTGTTGGAAGAGCGCTTTTACAGGATCCGGAATGGGTGAGAAAAGTGAAAGAAGGGAAAACGGAAGATCTTTTAGATTTCAAAGCTGAAAGTATGGCAACTCTTTATTAA
- a CDS encoding bacteriocin-like protein, producing MKNLRKLVKSDLKKINGGNAPECPVDTVECYYPPKNGNPGYWKCVSITFGCPN from the coding sequence ATGAAAAATTTAAGAAAATTAGTAAAATCAGACTTAAAAAAGATCAACGGAGGAAATGCTCCGGAATGTCCGGTGGATACAGTTGAATGCTATTATCCGCCTAAAAATGGAAATCCCGGATACTGGAAATGTGTTTCAATAACTTTTGGCTGTCCGAATTAA
- a CDS encoding alpha-ketoacid dehydrogenase subunit alpha/beta: MQTTYIETQQISFQDFKNQILEDYKLGRISREMSYLGRREVLTGKAKFGIFGDGKELPQLAMAKVFKNGDFRSGYYRDQTFALAVDALTVESFFAQLYADTSVEREPASAGRQMNGHFATRSLNEDGSWKDLTAQKNISSDISPTAGQMPRLLGLAQASKIYKSVKFDGSEKFSKEGNEIAFGTIGDASTAEGHFWETLNAACALQVPMVVSIWDDGYGISVPTKNQRAKADIAEMLSGFQRKDGEAQGCEIIQVKAWDYAALLDAYARAEQFARVESVPVVVHVIEVTQPQGHSTSGSHERYKNEERLAWESQFDGLVKFKEWILNYSIEIDGKEEVLATAEELDAIDEEAKKTVKAGQKQAWENYQKTITDLINSVLPLVENLKGQHAEIENYINQFNKLVSKAKKDVFHLVRRSLLATRGTNSAERNQLMQKYNEIFEVEKDNYSSHLYSQSQWKAENVKEVKPIYSDSSEDVDGRVVVRNNFDKIFEKYPETLVFGEDAGNIGDVNQGLEGMQEKYGDVRVADTGIREATILGQGIGMAMRGLRPIAEIQYLDYILYCLQGMSDDLATVQYRTKGGQKAPVIIRTRGHRLEGVWHSGSPMAGILNLSKGILVLVPRNLTKAAGFYNTMLQSDDPAVIVECLNGYRLKEKQPDNLGEFTVPVGKIEVTKEGSDVTLVTYGSTWRIVMEAAEELGKLGISAEVIDVQSLIPFDLTHEIAESVKKTNRLVVIDEDVEGGTSAFILQQILEKQKAFRFLDSDPLTISANDHRPAYASDGDYFSKPSADDMVEKIYAMFNETNPQKYPAIF; the protein is encoded by the coding sequence ATGCAAACAACCTATATTGAAACACAGCAAATTTCCTTTCAAGATTTTAAAAATCAGATACTTGAAGACTACAAGTTGGGGAGGATTTCTCGTGAAATGTCCTATTTAGGAAGAAGAGAAGTTCTTACAGGAAAAGCTAAATTTGGTATTTTTGGGGATGGTAAAGAGCTTCCTCAGCTTGCAATGGCGAAGGTTTTCAAAAATGGAGACTTCCGTTCAGGATATTATAGAGATCAGACTTTTGCATTGGCTGTAGATGCGTTGACAGTAGAGAGCTTCTTTGCACAGTTATATGCAGATACAAGTGTTGAAAGAGAGCCTGCATCGGCTGGAAGACAGATGAACGGGCACTTTGCGACAAGAAGTTTAAATGAGGACGGAAGCTGGAAAGATTTAACAGCTCAGAAAAATATTTCTTCGGATATTTCTCCTACGGCGGGACAAATGCCGAGATTATTAGGGTTGGCTCAGGCTTCAAAAATATATAAATCAGTTAAATTCGACGGTTCTGAAAAATTCTCAAAAGAAGGTAACGAAATTGCTTTTGGAACGATCGGGGATGCCTCTACAGCAGAAGGTCATTTCTGGGAAACTCTGAATGCTGCCTGTGCGCTTCAGGTTCCGATGGTGGTTTCAATTTGGGATGATGGTTACGGAATTTCAGTTCCTACAAAAAATCAGAGAGCAAAAGCCGATATCGCTGAAATGTTGAGTGGTTTCCAAAGAAAGGACGGAGAAGCTCAAGGTTGTGAAATTATTCAGGTAAAAGCATGGGATTATGCTGCATTACTGGATGCTTATGCAAGAGCAGAACAATTTGCAAGAGTGGAAAGTGTTCCGGTTGTAGTTCATGTTATTGAAGTTACGCAGCCTCAAGGTCACTCAACTTCGGGATCTCATGAAAGATATAAAAACGAAGAACGTTTGGCTTGGGAATCTCAGTTTGACGGATTAGTTAAATTCAAAGAATGGATTTTAAATTATTCCATTGAAATTGACGGTAAAGAAGAAGTTTTGGCAACTGCGGAAGAGTTGGATGCCATTGATGAAGAAGCTAAAAAAACGGTAAAAGCCGGACAAAAACAGGCTTGGGAAAACTATCAGAAGACAATCACAGATTTAATCAATTCAGTGTTACCTTTAGTTGAAAATCTAAAAGGACAACACGCTGAAATTGAAAATTATATCAATCAGTTCAATAAATTAGTTTCAAAAGCTAAAAAAGATGTTTTCCATTTGGTAAGAAGATCTTTATTGGCAACAAGAGGGACAAACTCTGCAGAAAGAAATCAGTTGATGCAGAAATACAATGAGATTTTTGAGGTTGAAAAAGACAATTATTCTTCTCATTTGTATTCTCAGTCTCAGTGGAAAGCGGAGAATGTAAAAGAAGTTAAACCAATCTATTCAGATAGTTCTGAAGATGTGGACGGAAGAGTAGTGGTAAGAAATAACTTCGATAAAATCTTCGAAAAATATCCTGAAACTTTAGTATTTGGTGAAGATGCCGGAAATATTGGTGACGTTAACCAGGGTCTTGAAGGAATGCAGGAGAAATACGGTGACGTTCGTGTTGCCGATACAGGAATCCGTGAAGCAACGATTTTAGGTCAGGGAATCGGAATGGCAATGAGAGGTCTAAGACCAATCGCCGAAATCCAGTATTTAGATTATATTTTATACTGTTTACAGGGAATGAGCGATGACTTGGCAACCGTTCAGTACAGAACAAAAGGTGGTCAGAAAGCTCCGGTAATCATCAGAACAAGAGGGCACAGATTAGAAGGAGTTTGGCATTCAGGTTCTCCAATGGCGGGAATTCTTAATCTTTCAAAAGGGATTTTAGTATTGGTTCCAAGAAACTTAACTAAAGCTGCCGGATTCTATAATACAATGCTTCAAAGTGATGATCCTGCCGTCATTGTTGAATGTCTGAACGGATACAGATTAAAAGAAAAACAACCGGATAACTTAGGTGAATTTACTGTTCCTGTTGGAAAAATCGAGGTTACTAAAGAGGGAAGTGATGTTACATTGGTAACTTATGGTTCGACTTGGAGAATTGTAATGGAAGCAGCAGAAGAATTAGGAAAATTAGGAATTTCTGCAGAAGTTATTGATGTTCAGTCATTAATTCCTTTTGATTTAACTCACGAAATTGCTGAATCGGTAAAGAAAACAAACAGATTGGTTGTCATCGATGAAGATGTGGAAGGTGGAACCTCAGCGTTTATCCTTCAGCAGATTTTAGAAAAACAAAAGGCATTCAGATTCTTAGATTCTGATCCGTTGACGATTTCTGCAAACGATCACAGACCAGCGTATGCAAGTGACGGAGACTATTTCTCTAAGCCATCTGCAGACGATATGGTTGAAAAAATCTATGCGATGTTCAATGAAACAAATCCTCAGAAATATCCTGCGATATTTTAA